Proteins from a single region of Crassaminicella profunda:
- the rpmI gene encoding 50S ribosomal protein L35 produces the protein MPKMKTHRGAAKRFKITKSGKIKRAKAYKSHILTKKSQKRKRNLRKAAMMPKAEERRIKKVLPYA, from the coding sequence ATGCCAAAAATGAAAACACATCGTGGAGCAGCAAAAAGATTCAAAATAACAAAGAGTGGTAAAATAAAAAGAGCAAAAGCTTATAAAAGCCATATTTTAACTAAAAAGAGCCAAAAAAGAAAAAGAAATTTAAGAAAAGCTGCTATGATGCCAAAGGCTGAAGAGAGAAGAATAAAAAAAGTATTACCATACGCATAG
- the rplT gene encoding 50S ribosomal protein L20 yields the protein MARVKKAVNAKKKHKKILKLAKGFYGAKSKIFRAANPAVMRSLRSAYIGRKLKKRDFRKLWIARINAAARMNGISYSRLINGLKLAEVQINRKMLAEMAIYDEKGFAQLVDVAKQKLNA from the coding sequence ATGGCAAGAGTAAAAAAAGCAGTAAATGCAAAAAAGAAGCATAAAAAAATATTAAAACTTGCAAAAGGATTTTATGGAGCTAAAAGTAAGATTTTCAGAGCTGCAAATCCAGCAGTAATGAGATCTTTAAGATCTGCATATATAGGAAGAAAATTAAAGAAGAGAGATTTTAGAAAATTATGGATTGCAAGAATTAATGCTGCTGCAAGAATGAATGGTATATCTTATAGTAGATTAATTAATGGATTAAAGCTAGCTGAGGTTCAAATTAACAGAAAAATGTTAGCTGAAATGGCAATTTATGATGAAAAAGGTTTTGCACAATTAGTAGATGTTGCAAAGCAAAAATTAAATGCATAA
- a CDS encoding TrkH family potassium uptake protein, giving the protein MDINKRIDKYKLNPAQILVLGFASVILMGGILLSLPIASKSGHSVGFINAIFTSTSAVCVTGLVVVDTATHWTVFGQTVIILLIQIGGLGFMSMATFFALIFGKRITLRERLVMQEALNQFNISGIVRLTKYILITTFSIEGIGAILLSFKFIPIYGVPKGIGLSIFHAISAFCNAGFDLIGNFRSLTPFADDFLINIVICFLIITGGLGFTVIVEVLQKRKFSKLSLHAKLVLYITGVLLLVGFIAVFILEYSNPETLGKLSFKGKLLGALFHSVTPRTAGFNTLPTDKLTTATIFMTMVFMFIGGSSGSTAGGVKTTTAGVIIFTVINIIKGKEDTEVFNRRIPRDIINRSLAVIGIAMTLVIFVTMILSITETGHSFMEIFFEVTSAFGTVGLSLGMTPSLSIIGKIVISITMFAGRVGPMTIALALARQQQKNKGLIKYPEERVIVG; this is encoded by the coding sequence ATCGATATTAATAAAAGAATTGATAAATATAAACTGAACCCTGCACAGATACTTGTTTTAGGATTTGCTAGTGTCATTTTAATGGGTGGTATACTTTTAAGTCTTCCTATTGCATCAAAATCTGGACATAGTGTGGGTTTTATTAATGCAATTTTCACATCTACTTCAGCAGTATGTGTAACGGGACTTGTTGTTGTTGATACGGCTACCCACTGGACTGTTTTTGGGCAGACGGTTATTATTCTATTAATTCAAATTGGTGGATTAGGATTTATGAGCATGGCTACCTTTTTTGCATTAATTTTTGGAAAAAGGATTACCTTACGTGAACGTCTAGTCATGCAAGAAGCATTGAATCAATTTAATATATCTGGAATTGTGCGTCTTACAAAATATATTCTTATAACAACTTTTTCCATAGAAGGAATAGGGGCAATACTTCTATCCTTTAAATTTATTCCTATATATGGGGTACCAAAGGGAATAGGACTAAGTATATTTCATGCAATTTCTGCTTTTTGTAACGCAGGTTTTGATTTAATAGGAAATTTTAGAAGTTTAACGCCTTTTGCTGATGATTTTCTCATTAACATAGTAATCTGTTTTTTAATTATAACAGGTGGTTTAGGATTCACGGTAATTGTTGAGGTACTCCAAAAAAGAAAGTTCTCAAAACTTAGTTTACATGCAAAACTAGTACTCTATATTACAGGTGTTTTATTATTAGTAGGTTTTATAGCCGTTTTTATATTAGAGTATAGTAATCCTGAAACACTTGGGAAGCTAAGCTTTAAAGGGAAATTATTAGGTGCATTATTTCATTCTGTTACACCTAGAACGGCAGGGTTTAATACCTTACCAACAGATAAATTAACAACAGCTACCATATTTATGACAATGGTTTTCATGTTCATAGGAGGTTCTTCTGGATCTACTGCTGGAGGAGTAAAAACCACAACAGCTGGAGTGATTATCTTTACGGTGATTAATATTATAAAAGGAAAAGAAGATACAGAAGTTTTTAATAGAAGAATACCTAGAGACATTATTAATCGATCTTTAGCAGTAATTGGGATTGCCATGACACTGGTTATATTTGTAACTATGATTTTATCCATAACAGAAACAGGACATAGTTTTATGGAGATTTTCTTTGAAGTTACTTCAGCTTTTGGAACAGTGGGTTTGTCATTAGGAATGACACCTAGTCTTAGTATCATAGGGAAAATTGTTATTTCCATTACTATGTTTGCAGGTAGAGTAGGGCCTATGACCATTGCATTAGCTTTAGCAAGACAACAGCAGAAAAATAAGGGATTGATTAAGTATCCTGAAGAACGAGTAATTGTAGGATAG
- a CDS encoding potassium channel family protein yields the protein MKQFVVIGCGRFGSSVARTLYGLGFDVLAIDGNEDVIQGIADSVTHAVQADATEEASIKSLGMSNFDVAVITIGSNIQASIMATLIVKELGVKHVVAKAQNEQHAKVLYKIGADRVVFPERDMGVRVAHNLVSSNFLDIIELAPDYSIVEISALEEWAGQNLKDLNMRANYGINVMAIKHGTEINISPRATDTVKSDDVLVVIGHNDDLQKIEKKA from the coding sequence ATGAAACAATTTGTAGTAATAGGTTGTGGAAGGTTTGGTTCAAGTGTGGCAAGAACCCTTTATGGATTAGGTTTTGATGTATTAGCAATTGATGGTAATGAAGATGTGATACAAGGAATAGCTGATTCTGTTACCCATGCAGTACAAGCAGATGCAACAGAAGAGGCATCCATTAAATCACTTGGAATGAGTAATTTTGATGTTGCAGTAATTACCATAGGCTCTAATATACAAGCGTCTATTATGGCCACCCTCATTGTAAAGGAACTAGGGGTGAAGCATGTAGTAGCTAAAGCTCAAAATGAGCAGCATGCAAAGGTTCTTTATAAAATTGGAGCAGATAGAGTGGTATTTCCTGAAAGAGATATGGGTGTTAGGGTAGCACATAATCTAGTATCATCTAATTTCTTAGACATTATAGAATTGGCTCCTGATTATAGTATTGTAGAGATCTCTGCCCTTGAAGAATGGGCAGGACAAAATTTAAAAGATTTAAATATGAGAGCAAATTACGGTATTAACGTAATGGCTATTAAGCATGGGACAGAAATTAATATCTCTCCAAGGGCAACGGATACGGTAAAAAGTGATGATGTATTAGTGGTGATTGGACATAATGATGATTTACAAAAGATAGAGAAGAAAGCATAA